A genomic region of Alistipes megaguti contains the following coding sequences:
- the nagA gene encoding N-acetylglucosamine-6-phosphate deacetylase, with protein sequence MVTAIINGKILTPGKTRFGVLLLEDGKIRGIEDSAPEGARILDAEGDYVSPGFIDMHTHGAGGADFMDGTVDAYLTAARMHAKHGTTLLYPTTLTSTNEALYESFDTYRKAKLENRDGAAFGGMHLEGPYFNPEFAGAQDRRYLRNPRPEEYLEILERCPELARWSFAPELDGAADFAAELKRRGIIASIGHTNATFTQCDAAFQAGATHMTHFYSCMSTITRRNAFRYAGTIEYGYYQDGITLEIIADGIHVPKDLLLLLLKIKGAERISLVTDSMRAAGMPEGKSILGGLADGQEVIVEDGVAKLPDRSAFAGSVATTDRLIRTMVSQAGCSIPDAVRMMTENPARVMGIAASKGSIQPGKDADIVIFDENINVKQTIIEGKIIC encoded by the coding sequence ATGGTAACGGCAATCATTAATGGCAAGATCCTGACTCCCGGCAAAACCCGATTCGGCGTACTGCTTCTTGAGGACGGAAAGATCAGGGGAATCGAAGATTCGGCTCCCGAAGGAGCCCGAATCCTAGATGCCGAAGGAGACTATGTCAGCCCCGGATTCATCGACATGCACACCCACGGCGCCGGTGGCGCCGACTTCATGGACGGAACCGTCGATGCCTACCTTACGGCTGCCCGAATGCACGCCAAACACGGCACCACGCTCCTCTACCCCACGACGCTCACCAGCACGAACGAAGCTCTCTACGAATCGTTCGATACCTACCGGAAAGCCAAGCTCGAAAACCGCGACGGCGCCGCCTTCGGAGGCATGCACCTCGAAGGGCCCTATTTCAACCCGGAATTCGCCGGTGCTCAGGATCGCAGGTATCTTCGCAACCCCCGCCCCGAGGAGTATCTCGAAATTCTGGAGCGCTGTCCCGAACTCGCCCGATGGAGTTTCGCTCCGGAACTGGACGGCGCAGCTGACTTCGCAGCCGAACTGAAGCGGCGCGGAATCATCGCCTCAATAGGCCATACCAACGCCACTTTCACCCAATGCGATGCCGCCTTCCAGGCCGGTGCAACGCACATGACCCACTTCTACTCCTGCATGAGCACCATCACGCGGCGAAATGCATTCCGGTATGCCGGAACCATCGAATACGGCTATTATCAGGACGGAATCACGTTGGAGATCATCGCCGACGGCATTCACGTCCCGAAAGATTTACTGCTCCTGCTCCTGAAGATCAAAGGGGCCGAAAGAATCTCGCTGGTCACAGACTCGATGCGTGCCGCCGGCATGCCCGAAGGCAAAAGCATCCTCGGAGGACTCGCCGACGGACAGGAAGTAATCGTCGAGGACGGCGTGGCCAAACTCCCCGACAGAAGCGCCTTTGCCGGCAGTGTGGCAACGACCGACCGGTTGATCCGCACCATGGTGAGTCAGGCCGGATGCAGCATTCCCGACGCCGTGCGGATGATGACTGAAAACCCCGCCCGCGTCATGGGGATCGCCGCAAGCAAGGGTTCCATCCAGCCGGGCAAAGACGCCGACATCGTCATTTTCGACGAAAACATAAACGTAAAACAAACCATAATCGAAGGTAAAATCATCTGTTGA
- a CDS encoding glucosamine-6-phosphate deaminase, with the protein MMLRTFMAGKLPVRIYDSRKSMGEAAAADVAACIQKLLTEKAEISMIFAAAPSQNEFLEALAARPDIEWKRIHALHMDEYVGLPADAPQGFGNFLRKAIFDKVPFASVDYIGTGADPDETCRRYADILQAKPADIVCMGIGENGHIAFNDPHVADFNDPLPVKKVALDETCRLQQVHDGCFRSIDEVPRYAITLTIPTMIRVKHIFCIVPAPTKAKAVQETVCGPVSEKCPASILRTHENAILYTDTDSAALL; encoded by the coding sequence ATGATGTTAAGAACTTTTATGGCCGGCAAACTCCCGGTCAGAATCTACGACTCCCGCAAAAGTATGGGAGAGGCTGCGGCGGCGGATGTGGCCGCCTGCATCCAGAAACTGCTCACCGAAAAGGCGGAAATCAGTATGATTTTCGCGGCCGCCCCTTCACAAAACGAATTTCTGGAGGCCCTGGCCGCCCGTCCGGATATCGAATGGAAAAGAATACATGCCCTCCACATGGACGAATATGTGGGCCTTCCGGCCGATGCTCCCCAGGGATTCGGCAATTTCCTCCGCAAGGCCATCTTCGACAAGGTGCCATTCGCCAGCGTGGACTACATCGGCACCGGAGCCGACCCCGACGAAACCTGCCGTCGATATGCCGATATCCTGCAGGCAAAACCGGCCGATATCGTCTGCATGGGGATCGGCGAAAACGGACACATCGCCTTCAATGATCCGCATGTTGCCGATTTCAACGATCCGCTGCCCGTCAAAAAGGTCGCTCTGGATGAAACCTGTCGGCTCCAACAGGTTCACGACGGATGCTTCCGATCCATCGACGAGGTCCCCCGTTATGCCATAACGCTTACCATCCCGACGATGATTCGCGTGAAACACATCTTCTGCATCGTTCCGGCCCCAACCAAAGCCAAGGCCGTTCAGGAGACCGTCTGCGGTCCCGTCTCTGAAAAGTGCCCTGCATCCATTCTGCGAACTCACGAAAACGCCATCCTCTATACCGATACCGACAGCGCCGCCCTGCTCTAA
- a CDS encoding family 20 glycosylhydrolase encodes MKGFPRTLILCLLALLGLGTSRAATPAIKAVYLDFRTQVMTLQAMKDLAREAADNGMNAVVVEWEATFPFEDNLTLRNRFAFSQDEVREFIDFCAKLNLEVIPLQNCFGHSEYILRHERYANLKEDKKDRSQVCPLKINDAEAVFRSIFGEIVAMHPSRYLHIGCDETRLLGHCPACRSKAKEQGIAALYVDYVTSMCRIVSELGKVPMIWADILLKYPEALDRLPKEVIIVDWNYGWKPDHFGKMENLEKSGHVIWGACSLRSHPDNLYLIQWRKHLDNIFDYVAYASNHGFAGIINTSWSTSGTYGYIYDDASEVINMQPVREVYPHAGFDMLNKAYEAAISGQFHDPDSFLDAYCRNRLGLERPADIETIQEYFNMKQQPVAAAGDLASKTDAELARCLELRERLQMVKFAPAARPIAAHLELMLDIRINYLKFKILERDTQSPEFNKDRVATLLEKLDQLTRETEKLQKRFIRLNKDFLKDPEQSYNEWTYYGKMRNLVTILRNIQQS; translated from the coding sequence ATGAAAGGATTCCCTCGCACGCTGATTCTCTGTCTTCTCGCCCTTCTCGGCCTCGGAACATCCCGGGCCGCGACTCCGGCCATCAAGGCTGTATACCTGGATTTCCGAACCCAGGTCATGACACTCCAGGCCATGAAGGATCTGGCCCGCGAAGCCGCCGACAACGGCATGAATGCCGTTGTCGTAGAGTGGGAAGCCACGTTTCCGTTCGAGGATAATCTGACTCTGAGAAACCGCTTCGCCTTCTCGCAGGACGAGGTCCGGGAATTCATCGACTTCTGCGCGAAACTGAACCTGGAGGTCATTCCGCTGCAGAACTGCTTCGGACACTCGGAGTATATCCTGCGGCATGAACGTTACGCCAATCTCAAGGAGGACAAAAAGGACCGGTCGCAGGTCTGCCCCCTCAAGATCAACGACGCGGAAGCCGTATTCCGTTCGATCTTCGGAGAGATCGTCGCCATGCACCCCTCCAGATACCTCCACATCGGATGCGACGAGACCCGTTTGCTGGGTCATTGCCCCGCCTGTCGCTCAAAAGCAAAGGAGCAGGGCATCGCAGCCCTCTATGTCGATTACGTGACGAGCATGTGCCGGATCGTCTCCGAACTGGGAAAAGTGCCGATGATCTGGGCCGATATCCTGCTCAAATACCCCGAAGCTTTGGACCGCCTGCCCAAAGAGGTGATCATCGTGGACTGGAACTACGGCTGGAAACCCGACCATTTCGGCAAAATGGAGAACCTCGAAAAATCGGGTCATGTCATCTGGGGCGCCTGCTCGCTCCGCTCCCATCCGGACAACCTCTACCTCATCCAGTGGAGAAAACATCTCGACAACATCTTCGACTACGTCGCCTATGCCTCAAATCACGGCTTCGCCGGAATCATCAACACCTCCTGGTCCACCTCGGGAACCTACGGCTACATCTATGACGATGCCAGCGAGGTCATCAACATGCAACCCGTAAGAGAAGTTTACCCTCACGCCGGATTCGACATGCTGAACAAAGCCTATGAAGCCGCCATATCGGGTCAATTCCACGATCCGGACTCGTTCCTCGACGCCTACTGCCGGAACCGGCTCGGGCTGGAGCGGCCCGCGGATATCGAGACCATCCAGGAATACTTCAACATGAAGCAGCAACCCGTAGCCGCAGCGGGTGACCTCGCCTCGAAAACCGACGCGGAACTTGCCCGATGTCTCGAACTGAGGGAGCGCCTGCAGATGGTGAAGTTTGCCCCTGCCGCACGACCGATTGCCGCCCATCTGGAACTCATGCTTGACATCCGGATCAACTATCTCAAATTCAAGATACTGGAACGAGACACCCAATCACCCGAATTCAACAAGGACAGGGTCGCAACCCTGCTCGAGAAGCTCGACCAGCTCACCCGTGAGACCGAAAAATTGCAGAAACGCTTCATCCGCCTCAACAAGGACTTCCTCAAGGATCCCGAACAGTCGTACAACGAATGGACCTATTACGGAAAGATGCGCAACCTCGTCACGATTCTCCGCAACATACAGCAATCTTAA